Genomic DNA from Acidisoma sp. PAMC 29798:
GGTTGCGCAGCGAAGTCATGGCGCGGTTGCTCTCGGTTGGGCCGAGCCTGCTCCGGCAGGGCCACAGCGCGCAGCTGGCCGGCATCGTCGTCGATCGGATCGAAGCGCTGGACGGGCTCTTTGCGCGCTGGATCCCCAGCGCCTTCCTGGCTGTCGCCGCCCCCTTGCTCATCGTCATTGCCGCCGCCATCGCCGATCCGTTTTCGGCGCTGATTTTGGGTCTGTGCGGCCTCTTCGTGCCCGTCGGCATGGCCGTCGCAGGCATCGGCGCCGCCGTGGCGTCGCGGTCCCAGATGACCGCGATGATGCGGCTCCAGGCCCGCTTCGTGGACCGGATGCGGGGCATCGGCACCATCGTGCTGGCTGGCCGCGCCGACGCTGAAGCCGCGTCCCTTGGTGTCGCGGCGGATGAGTTGCGGCGGCGCACGATGCGCGTGCTGCGCGTCGCCTTCCTGTCCTCGGCCGCGCTCGACTGTGCCGCGGCGCTGGCCCTTGTGGTCATCGCCATCCAGCAGGGCGTTCTGCTGCTCCATGCCCCCAGCGGATCGGCCGAAACGGGCGCGCAGGCCGGCCGGGCCCTGTTCCTGCTGCTGCTGGTGCCGGAATTCTTTGCGCCGCTGCGCAACTTCGCCCTCGCCTATCAGGACCGCTCAAGCGGGGTTGCAGCGGCGGAGGCCCTGATTGCGCTGCCGGCCGCCGATCATGACGCGGCGTCGATCCTGGCCGAACCGCCGGCGGCCGCGCCGACCACGGTGGCCGCGCATGGCATCGGTGTGGCCTTCGAGGATGTACATCTGACCTGGGACAAGGGCCGCGGCCCGGCGTTGGACGGCATCAGCTTTCGCCTGCCGGCGGGTGGCTGCCTTATCCTCGCAGGGCCGTCGGGCGCTGGGAAATCGACGGTCATCGAAATCCTGCTCGGCTTCGTGCGGCCCGATAGCGGGCGCGTCATGCTCAACGGCATGGATATCGCCAGCATCGTGCCACAGGCGTTGTCGCGACTGACAGCCTGGATCGGCCAGAAGCCGGTGCTGTTCGCGGCCTCCATCCGCGACAATATCCGCTTTGCGCGGCCTGAGGCGAGCGGCAGTGAGTTCGAGGAAGCGGTCCGCATGGCGAGCGTCGAAAGCTTCGTCGCCGACTTGCCCCAAGGGTTGGACACGATGATCGGCGAGGGCGGCTACGGCCTGTCCGGCGGGCAGGCGCAACGCATCGCCATCGCCCGCGCCTTTCTGAAGAACGCCCCGTTATTGTTGCTGGACGAACCGACGGCCCATCTCGACCCGGCGACCGAAGCGGAAGTCTTTGAAAGCCTGCGGCGCCTCGCGGTTGGGCGCACCGTGGTGATGGCGAGCCATTCGGCCCAGGCCCATCTTCTCAGTGGACGGCGGCTGAACATGGCCAACGGGCGCTTGCTGCCCACCGACCAGCGCGGCGTCGCGTGACCGATATCATCGCCATCTTCCGTCTCTGGCGGAACCGTGCCGGAGGGATGGCGGCGGGCATCGGCCTGTCATTGCTGGCGCTCGCGGCCGGGCTCGCGATGATGGCCTTTGCCGGCCGATTGACGGCGGTGGCTGTGGTTGCCGGCGTGCTGGCGGCACCACTCATTCTGCGCCTCACCGGCGTCGCCCGTGTCGTGCTGCGCTATGTGGAGCGCGTCGTGACGCATGACGCGACATTCCGCGCACTCGCGGACCTGCGGGTCTGGTTCTTCGCCGGCGTAGCCGAGCGGGCGGCGGGCGGCCTCGGCTTTCGCCGCAGCGGCGACGTGCTGTCGCGCATGGTGAGCGACGTGGACGCGCTGGACGGGCTTTATTCCCGCATCGTCGTGCCGCTCGCCGGCACCATTCTGATCCTGCCAGTGCTGGTGATCGTGCTCGCGATGCGCAACGGGCTGCTCGCCGTCGCGGTCGCCTTCTTGTTTGTGGTCGCGGCTTTCGTCATGCCGGGGATGGCCGCGCGGGGCACGGCGGCGGCGGGCGATCGCCTGTCCCAGGCTTTGTCGGGCCTACGCGTTTCAGTGCTCGATGCCCTGACCGGCTTGCGTGAAGTGCGCGTCTTCGGCGCCGAGGGCCGCATGCTGGCCGCGATGCAGGCGCGGGAGGCGAGCCTTCTGGCGGCCCAGCGCCAGGTCGCGCGCCATGCCCGCTGGGCACAGGCCGCGTCTTTCCTGGTTGCCCAGGCCGCCATTCTGCTGGTGCTGTTGACGGTCGGCGCACCGCCTGCCGCCGCCGTGGGCGCCGCCTTCCTCACCATCGCCGCCTTCGAGGCGATCGGCGGCTTGCCCCGAGCCGGCGCGCTGGCCGGTTACGCCATCGCTGGTGCCCGCCGGGTGCGGGCTATTGCCTTGGAGCCGATGATCGCGCCGGAACCGGCCGCGCCCGTGCCCCTGCCGAGGGACACGACGCTGCGGTTCGAGGGTATCCGCTTTCGCTGGCAGGCCGAGCGCGCAATGGTGATGGATGGCTTGACGATGGACATCCCGGCCGGGTCCCGGGTCGCGATCCTCGGCCCATCGGGCTGCGGTAAATCGACCTTGGCGGCGCTCGCTCTACGGCTGGCGGTACCGGAGGAGGGACGCGTTCTGCTCGGCGGCGTCGATATCGCGCTGCTACGGGCGGCCGACCTGCGGTCGCGGGTCGCGCTGCTATCCCAGCATACGCATCTGTTCGACGATTCGATCCGAGCCAATCTTCTGTTGGCGCGGCCGGATGCCGATGAACCGGCGCTGTGGGCCGCGCTCGACGCGGCGCAGATTGGGGACATGGTGCGCGGCCTGCCGGAACGGCTGGATACCTGGGTCGGGGAGGGTGGTTTCCGCTTCTCCGGTGGTCAGGGACGCAGGCTTGCCCTGGCGCGGGCGCTGCTGTCGCCGGCGCTGGTTCTCATTCTGGACGAACCTTGTGCAGGCCTGGATCTGGAGACGGAACAGGCCTTTCTGAAAACGCTCAACGACCTCGGTCGGGGGCGGACCTTCATTCTCATTGCGCATCGCTTGACCGGGGTGGAACGGTTGGACCGGATCTGGCGTCTGTCAGGTGGCCATGCGGTGGCCGCGACAGCCTGACGTCACTTGACGGACAGCGCTCCGTAAGGCTCCGGTAAGTCCCATAATCCTGGAGAGACTGTCATGCGTCGTCGAGCCGCGATCTTAGTCGTGATGTTGGCCGGTCTCACCGGATGCGCCTATGTTTCCAAGCAATATCACCCCGCCATGCCGACCTTCCTGGTCTTCTTCAGCCCTTGGTCCTCGACCTTGGACGCGGGCGGTGCCCAGACGACGTCAACCGCTGCGGCTGCCGCCTTGAAAGACCCCGATGCGACCGTCCAGGTCGTGGGTTTCGCCAGCACCATCGGCTCGGATGCCGCGAACCAGACCTTGGCCCAGCAGCGAGCCGCCGCAGTGGAGGCGCAGCTCATTGCCGACGGCGTGGATGCAAGCCGCGTCACTGCCATGTCGCGCGGCGCCACCACCTATCAGTTCACCCCGCAGGAATCCCGACGCGTGGAGATCGATATCGTTCACGCCGGCTTCTGATGTGTTTTCTCGCGGTCGCGTGAAGAGGATGCTTGCGTAGAGGATCTCTAAAAAGGCATGAAAGGCAGCAGGATACAGCGCGGCGTTGGAGTATAAGATCATGTCGATCGCGGTGATGATGAAGCGCCGGTTGCGGGCTGCCGTGCCGCCGCTCATCTTTCTTTTGCTGGCGGTTTACTTTGGCTGGAATGCGACGCGGGGTGATCGCGGCTTGGTCGCCCAGCAGCAAGACAAGCTCGACCTTGCGGCGGCGCAGGTGCAGCTCGCGAGCGCCAACGCCGATGTCATGCGATGGGAAGCGAAG
This window encodes:
- the cydD gene encoding thiol reductant ABC exporter subunit CydD — protein: MDSSKKAVSAWLRQQGDIGRRVAAGAIAFGLLGALFGIIQAAAAADLLRALILPRDQPVVVAALIFALSAIARATLGIMADTASFAAGAAGRRRLRSEVMARLLSVGPSLLRQGHSAQLAGIVVDRIEALDGLFARWIPSAFLAVAAPLLIVIAAAIADPFSALILGLCGLFVPVGMAVAGIGAAVASRSQMTAMMRLQARFVDRMRGIGTIVLAGRADAEAASLGVAADELRRRTMRVLRVAFLSSAALDCAAALALVVIAIQQGVLLLHAPSGSAETGAQAGRALFLLLLVPEFFAPLRNFALAYQDRSSGVAAAEALIALPAADHDAASILAEPPAAAPTTVAAHGIGVAFEDVHLTWDKGRGPALDGISFRLPAGGCLILAGPSGAGKSTVIEILLGFVRPDSGRVMLNGMDIASIVPQALSRLTAWIGQKPVLFAASIRDNIRFARPEASGSEFEEAVRMASVESFVADLPQGLDTMIGEGGYGLSGGQAQRIAIARAFLKNAPLLLLDEPTAHLDPATEAEVFESLRRLAVGRTVVMASHSAQAHLLSGRRLNMANGRLLPTDQRGVA
- the cydC gene encoding thiol reductant ABC exporter subunit CydC, coding for MTDIIAIFRLWRNRAGGMAAGIGLSLLALAAGLAMMAFAGRLTAVAVVAGVLAAPLILRLTGVARVVLRYVERVVTHDATFRALADLRVWFFAGVAERAAGGLGFRRSGDVLSRMVSDVDALDGLYSRIVVPLAGTILILPVLVIVLAMRNGLLAVAVAFLFVVAAFVMPGMAARGTAAAGDRLSQALSGLRVSVLDALTGLREVRVFGAEGRMLAAMQAREASLLAAQRQVARHARWAQAASFLVAQAAILLVLLTVGAPPAAAVGAAFLTIAAFEAIGGLPRAGALAGYAIAGARRVRAIALEPMIAPEPAAPVPLPRDTTLRFEGIRFRWQAERAMVMDGLTMDIPAGSRVAILGPSGCGKSTLAALALRLAVPEEGRVLLGGVDIALLRAADLRSRVALLSQHTHLFDDSIRANLLLARPDADEPALWAALDAAQIGDMVRGLPERLDTWVGEGGFRFSGGQGRRLALARALLSPALVLILDEPCAGLDLETEQAFLKTLNDLGRGRTFILIAHRLTGVERLDRIWRLSGGHAVAATA
- a CDS encoding OmpA family protein, producing MLAGLTGCAYVSKQYHPAMPTFLVFFSPWSSTLDAGGAQTTSTAAAAALKDPDATVQVVGFASTIGSDAANQTLAQQRAAAVEAQLIADGVDASRVTAMSRGATTYQFTPQESRRVEIDIVHAGF
- a CDS encoding FtsB family cell division protein, whose amino-acid sequence is MSIAVMMKRRLRAAVPPLIFLLLAVYFGWNATRGDRGLVAQQQDKLDLAAAQVQLASANADVMRWEAKIDGLGDKALDLDALDGQARSMLNLVDPRDLVVMTSTGTESGAAPMLGASTGADQGAPVNPGQ